The DNA segment AGGCTTGAGTACTCCGCGGAAGTCGAAGTCCCCTTGAGCGATAGCCCGCGCCCTCATGGGTGATAGTCTGTGCCCTCATGGGCGATAGCCTGCGCCCTCATGGGCGATAGCCCGCGCCCTCATGGGCGATAGCCCGCGCCCTCATGGGCGATAGCCCGCGCCCTCATGGGCGATAGCCCGCGCCCTCATGGGCGATAGCCCGCGCCCGCTATGGCGAAAGTTTGCTGACTGGCAGGATGCCGAGGCGAATGCCGGTGATCACCGCTTCCAGCTTGGAGTTTGCCTTGAGTTTCTGCCGCAGATTGCGGATGTGGTTGCGCACCGTGTGCCGGCTAATGCCCAGCTCTCCGGCAATTCTTGGCGTGTCCCAGCCAAGCGCGACCAAGCGCAGCACTTCTTGCTCGCGTTCTGTCAGAGTTTGCGTCAATGGGGGAGGACCGGGGTTGGGAGGACTGTGCAAAAGGATGTCAGCACCACCCGCTATCAGCGATTCCCGCAATGTTGCTTGGGATTCTGTAAAGTCTTCCGCTTCTCCTTCTTCATTGAAGAGGTGGACCAGCAGGGGCGCGTCTCTTAAAATGCCGGCCACCACCATCGACGTTACATTGACCCACTTGCGCTCGCCGGTGGAGCAAAGCACCCGCAGCCGCGAGGTGGCCGGCACCAAGCCGGACCGCAAATAGCGAATTGAGGGACACCCCTTCAAGCACTGCGGAGTTAGGGCGCCCTGAGCCAGTCCACCAACGACCTCGTTGCAGCGGCGACCGAGTACTTCGCGGGATGTATGGCCCAATATTCGTTCTGCTGCGCCATTCCAGAAGACTATGGTCTGGTCCACGGTGACGCCGTACGCGCCGCAGGATGCAGTTGCCAATGCGCCAAGCAGCCCAGCCGCAGTCATTAGCACATTCCTCGATGAATCG comes from the Chloroflexota bacterium genome and includes:
- a CDS encoding PAS and helix-turn-helix domain-containing protein gives rise to the protein MTAAGLLGALATASCGAYGVTVDQTIVFWNGAAERILGHTSREVLGRRCNEVVGGLAQGALTPQCLKGCPSIRYLRSGLVPATSRLRVLCSTGERKWVNVTSMVVAGILRDAPLLVHLFNEEGEAEDFTESQATLRESLIAGGADILLHSPPNPGPPPLTQTLTEREQEVLRLVALGWDTPRIAGELGISRHTVRNHIRNLRQKLKANSKLEAVITGIRLGILPVSKLSP